The following coding sequences lie in one Mesorhizobium sp. DCY119 genomic window:
- a CDS encoding trehalose-6-phosphate synthase encodes MTSDGLDILHSLPTLWFLIAASIALSIFALVFSLRQQRRTHRSGPHSAGDEMVPDTSSKLREYEKNGHSADATLVNWSPETLRRILASELPGAQVIVVSNREPYIHNLTDDGDVELVVPASGLVSALEPITRACAGTWIAYGGGSADRQTVDQNDRVEVPPDRPSYTLRRVWLSEEEQQGYYLGFANEGLWPLCHIAFTRPVFRASDWKAYEAVNRKFADTVVAEARNERPIVLVQDYHFALLPRMIRERLPEAIVITFWHIPWPNSEVFSICPWREQILDGLLGSSIIGFHTQFHCNNFTESVDRFLESRIEREDAAISYGGQTSLVHAYPISIEWPPAQLENLPPVVECRDHIRARFGLDEDVKLCVGVERLDYTKGILDRFEALEELFTHHPEWIGKVVVLQIAAPSRGTLPAYQQLYDDCLQRAEDLNQRFGSEGYKPVLMVAEHHSQEQVYEIYRAADVCLVTSLHDGMNLVAKEFVAARDDEQGVLLLSTFAGAARELLEALIVNPYDATMMSDMLLQAITMSPDEQRRRMASLRDIVRDNNVYRWAGSMLLDAARLRKRGAIDRATANFDYQPPSASGNIVSIVDRKRAS; translated from the coding sequence ATGACAAGCGACGGCTTGGATATTCTGCATTCCCTCCCCACCCTTTGGTTCTTGATTGCGGCAAGCATTGCGCTCTCAATCTTCGCCCTGGTGTTTTCGTTGCGCCAACAGCGTCGAACTCATCGATCAGGCCCACATAGCGCCGGGGATGAGATGGTTCCCGACACGTCGAGCAAACTGCGCGAATATGAAAAAAACGGGCATTCGGCCGATGCTACTCTGGTCAATTGGTCGCCCGAGACGTTGCGCAGGATCTTGGCGAGCGAATTGCCAGGCGCTCAGGTCATCGTGGTGTCCAACCGTGAGCCTTACATCCACAATCTGACGGACGACGGCGATGTCGAGCTTGTGGTGCCTGCCAGCGGTCTCGTTTCCGCACTGGAGCCGATTACGCGCGCCTGCGCCGGCACCTGGATCGCCTATGGCGGCGGCTCAGCCGACCGGCAGACGGTCGACCAGAACGATCGCGTGGAAGTTCCGCCGGATCGTCCCTCCTATACGCTTCGCCGCGTCTGGCTGAGCGAGGAAGAGCAGCAAGGCTATTATCTTGGCTTCGCCAATGAAGGCCTGTGGCCGCTATGCCATATCGCTTTTACGCGACCCGTTTTCCGTGCCTCCGACTGGAAGGCATATGAGGCCGTGAACAGGAAGTTCGCCGACACGGTAGTGGCCGAGGCGCGCAATGAGCGCCCGATCGTGCTTGTGCAGGATTATCATTTTGCACTCCTGCCGCGCATGATCCGGGAGAGGTTGCCAGAAGCCATAGTCATCACCTTCTGGCATATCCCCTGGCCCAATTCCGAGGTCTTCAGCATCTGTCCGTGGCGCGAGCAGATACTGGATGGGCTTCTCGGCAGCTCGATTATCGGCTTCCATACCCAGTTTCATTGCAATAATTTCACCGAAAGCGTCGATCGCTTTCTCGAAAGCCGCATCGAGCGCGAGGATGCCGCGATCTCCTATGGCGGCCAGACGAGCCTGGTACATGCCTATCCGATTTCCATCGAATGGCCGCCAGCTCAGCTGGAAAACCTGCCGCCCGTCGTCGAATGCCGGGATCACATACGCGCCAGGTTCGGCCTGGACGAGGATGTGAAACTTTGCGTTGGCGTCGAACGTCTCGACTACACGAAGGGTATCCTCGATCGCTTCGAGGCGCTGGAGGAACTGTTCACGCATCATCCGGAATGGATCGGCAAAGTGGTTGTCCTGCAAATTGCAGCGCCCAGCCGCGGCACACTGCCGGCCTACCAGCAGCTCTACGATGATTGCCTTCAGCGGGCCGAGGACCTGAACCAACGCTTTGGCAGCGAGGGCTACAAGCCGGTACTAATGGTGGCGGAGCATCATAGCCAGGAGCAGGTCTATGAGATCTATCGAGCGGCCGACGTCTGCCTGGTGACCAGCCTGCATGACGGCATGAACCTCGTCGCCAAGGAATTCGTAGCCGCGCGCGATGACGAACAGGGCGTTCTCCTGCTCAGCACCTTTGCCGGTGCCGCGCGCGAACTTCTGGAGGCGCTGATCGTCAATCCCTACGACGCGACGATGATGAGCGACATGCTGCTTCAAGCCATAACCATGAGCCCCGACGAACAGCGCCGGCGCATGGCAAGCCTGCGCGACATCGTCCGCGACAACAACGTCTACAGATGGGCCGGCAGCATGCTGCTGGACGCCGCCCGGTTGCGCAAACGCGGTGCGATCGATCGCGCCACGGCAAATTTCGATTACCAGCCGCCATCCGCAAGCGGCAACATTGTCTCGATAGTCGATCGCAAGAGGGCGTCATGA
- the otsB gene encoding trehalose-phosphatase, producing MDIQERLRVPDLAEGKWSLFLDIDGTLLEHAAHPDAVVVSEELRTLLIDLERRLNGAVAFITGRSIAQADRLFQPLKLRSAGLYGLEHRLEPNGPVEAAGEPDDIAALAAEIEAEFAGSDIYIERKGPILAVHTRAAPHLLARATELVDRALDRLPEGYRTIPGNAGVELMPLEAAKGAAIRRFLKIAPFTGRRPVFLGDDTSDENGFEAINEADGISIRVKPQGSTQATYCIDSVADTLAWLKQQLRRT from the coding sequence ATGGACATACAGGAAAGACTGCGCGTGCCGGATCTGGCCGAAGGCAAATGGTCGTTGTTTCTCGACATCGACGGCACCTTGCTGGAACACGCCGCACATCCCGATGCCGTCGTCGTCAGCGAGGAGCTCCGTACTCTCCTGATCGATCTGGAGCGTCGGCTGAATGGGGCCGTGGCCTTCATCACCGGTCGCTCGATCGCTCAGGCGGACAGGCTTTTTCAACCGCTCAAGCTGCGCTCCGCCGGACTGTATGGACTGGAACATCGGCTGGAGCCGAACGGCCCGGTGGAAGCCGCAGGCGAACCTGATGATATCGCCGCTCTTGCGGCTGAGATCGAGGCGGAGTTCGCCGGCAGCGACATCTACATCGAACGCAAAGGCCCGATCCTGGCCGTCCACACGCGCGCAGCACCCCATCTGCTGGCCCGCGCCACGGAACTGGTCGACCGGGCGCTGGACAGGCTGCCCGAGGGTTATCGAACAATCCCCGGCAATGCCGGCGTTGAATTGATGCCACTCGAAGCGGCTAAGGGCGCCGCTATTCGCCGCTTCCTGAAAATCGCACCATTCACCGGAAGACGACCTGTGTTCCTGGGTGACGATACTTCCGACGAGAACGGCTTCGAAGCGATCAATGAAGCGGACGGCATTTCGATACGCGTCAAGCCGCAAGGCTCTACTCAAGCGACCTACTGCATCGACAGCGTCGCGGACACACTTGCCTGGCTGAAACAGCAGTTACGCAGGACGTAA
- a CDS encoding DUF1349 domain-containing protein: protein MGASYTWLNEPSVWTGDARHLQLRTELETDFWRETFYGFIRDSGHAYLTPVRGDFTASVTVTGAYEALYDQAGLFLRLDDHRWIKAGIEFTDGLMHFSVVVTRDVSDWSVIPLHGVSPGDEISMRLTRHGNAVRVQFSTGSNTTWQMARLCPFTDADAQIGVMACSPQRAGFTAEFRDLIVGPPVSRQLHAD from the coding sequence ATGGGAGCGTCCTATACTTGGCTCAATGAGCCCTCCGTTTGGACGGGCGATGCGAGGCATCTTCAGTTGCGCACGGAGCTGGAAACGGATTTCTGGCGCGAAACCTTTTATGGCTTCATCAGGGACAGCGGGCACGCATATCTCACCCCTGTGCGGGGTGATTTCACCGCATCCGTAACCGTCACGGGAGCATACGAAGCGCTCTATGACCAGGCGGGGCTTTTCCTGCGGCTGGACGACCATCGTTGGATCAAGGCCGGGATCGAATTCACCGATGGCCTTATGCACTTCAGCGTCGTGGTGACACGCGATGTCTCGGACTGGTCGGTCATACCGCTTCATGGCGTATCTCCCGGAGATGAAATATCGATGCGGCTGACGCGGCATGGAAATGCCGTGCGGGTGCAGTTCTCAACCGGATCGAACACCACCTGGCAGATGGCTCGCCTCTGTCCCTTCACCGACGCGGACGCTCAGATAGGTGTCATGGCCTGTTCCCCGCAGCGTGCCGGCTTCACGGCAGAGTTTCGTGACCTGATTGTCGGCCCGCCGGTATCGCGGCAGCTTCACGCCGATTGA
- a CDS encoding amidohydrolase family protein gives MMDQVRLKAGLVLAGPDLQSIRNGAILIEAGRIAAVGEDGAVPCPPGCEQRDLGGATLMPGMIDAHMHTFGVDSTQLHLLATEREPYRAARALSELKRMLHAGFTSARCLGSTIGPDVRRAIDDGFAEGPRLKVAGGFISSTSGTWDSRYVSLSVARSSGEVADGPAGLVQAVRQRVREGADFIKLGLSKGGVHDRYHAWGDDPLNQVATFSLEEVRAAVEEAHRNQLYVSAHAIGEGSVRLAVEGGVDIIEHGYGITPQTRALLVEQKKIVVTTISQLHFHRAAYDAYRYPQWERDAYERHWAIMQRDFKLGLEAGVRFALGTDLIGAPTHPLHEAAMEFQLAVEWGMSEHQALHAGTMTGAEALGIASQMGSIEVGKAADIIAVQGNPLLDIATLGKPLLVVKEGRTIRAA, from the coding sequence ATGATGGACCAAGTGAGGCTCAAGGCAGGGCTGGTCCTCGCGGGGCCGGACCTTCAATCAATCAGGAATGGCGCGATATTGATCGAGGCTGGGCGCATAGCCGCGGTCGGCGAAGACGGTGCTGTGCCTTGTCCGCCGGGATGCGAGCAGCGCGATCTAGGCGGCGCCACGCTGATGCCGGGCATGATCGATGCCCATATGCACACTTTCGGCGTCGACAGCACCCAGCTCCACCTGCTTGCCACGGAACGCGAGCCCTACCGTGCTGCCCGCGCGCTTTCTGAACTCAAGCGCATGCTCCATGCCGGCTTCACCTCGGCACGCTGTCTCGGATCGACGATCGGGCCCGACGTCAGGCGCGCGATAGACGATGGGTTTGCGGAGGGGCCGCGGCTCAAGGTTGCCGGCGGCTTCATCTCTTCCACCTCGGGCACCTGGGACTCACGTTATGTTTCCCTCTCGGTGGCAAGGTCGAGCGGTGAGGTGGCCGATGGTCCTGCGGGCCTTGTTCAGGCTGTGCGCCAACGTGTGCGGGAAGGGGCCGACTTCATCAAGCTCGGGCTTTCCAAGGGCGGTGTCCACGACCGCTATCATGCCTGGGGCGATGACCCGCTCAACCAGGTTGCGACCTTCAGCCTGGAAGAGGTGAGAGCGGCTGTCGAGGAAGCTCACCGCAACCAGCTTTACGTGAGTGCTCATGCGATCGGCGAGGGGTCGGTAAGGCTCGCGGTCGAAGGCGGCGTGGACATCATCGAGCATGGCTATGGGATAACGCCGCAGACGCGCGCGCTGCTGGTGGAACAGAAGAAGATCGTCGTCACCACGATCTCGCAGCTGCATTTCCACCGGGCGGCCTATGACGCCTATCGTTATCCGCAGTGGGAGCGCGACGCCTACGAACGCCACTGGGCCATCATGCAGCGCGATTTCAAGCTCGGCCTCGAGGCCGGCGTGCGCTTTGCGCTCGGCACTGATCTCATCGGGGCCCCCACTCATCCCCTGCACGAGGCGGCCATGGAGTTTCAGCTAGCCGTCGAGTGGGGCATGAGCGAGCATCAGGCGCTTCACGCTGGAACAATGACAGGTGCCGAGGCGCTCGGCATCGCGTCGCAGATGGGCAGCATCGAGGTAGGAAAGGCCGCCGACATCATAGCGGTCCAGGGCAATCCCTTGCTCGACATCGCAACTCTCGGGAAGCCGCTGCTGGTGGTCAAGGAAGGCCGGACGATCCGCGCCGCGTGA
- a CDS encoding ROK family transcriptional regulator: MTPSQARLRTGILEALSTSGPQSRAELARKFGVSRSTMSAAITALSEENLVEEENTSNHTAKAAGRPGTRVALAAPKGYFVGIDFGRIFIKAAISDANYRIVEQISCDFDIDVPADQALDLAAENVEKIIASSGIDRAEIKAVGIGVPGPVDAATGELHAGSILARWVGTDVTGGLSKRLGLPVYMDNDANLGALAESTYGAARETQVALYVLLSVGVGLGIVINGHVFRGTSGIAGELGHIVVDEHGAVCRCGSRGCLEAIVSVNALAKALSISHGDISSDEMLRKAVAGDVGANRIVSDAGALVGRYVGHLCSYFNPELVIVGGELMRAGDSLLQPLNDAMRRFSIARATENVRVVPASLGEQAELIGTLLFAGERARAADVLLTQTVSAARDMEGQLS; encoded by the coding sequence ATGACGCCTTCGCAAGCACGACTTCGTACCGGTATACTGGAAGCTCTGAGCACGAGCGGCCCTCAGTCGCGTGCCGAGCTTGCGCGTAAATTCGGCGTTTCCCGTTCCACCATGTCGGCCGCGATCACGGCTCTGAGCGAGGAAAATCTCGTCGAGGAAGAGAACACTTCCAACCATACGGCGAAGGCTGCCGGAAGACCCGGAACGCGTGTCGCGCTCGCCGCGCCCAAAGGTTATTTCGTCGGCATCGATTTCGGCCGCATTTTCATCAAGGCGGCGATTTCCGATGCGAACTATCGCATCGTCGAACAAATTTCCTGCGACTTCGACATCGATGTTCCGGCCGATCAGGCGCTCGACCTGGCTGCGGAAAATGTCGAGAAGATCATCGCCTCATCCGGCATCGACCGAGCGGAAATCAAAGCTGTCGGCATAGGTGTTCCAGGCCCTGTGGATGCAGCCACGGGTGAGCTTCATGCGGGCTCCATCCTCGCGCGGTGGGTCGGCACGGATGTGACGGGGGGCTTGTCAAAGCGTCTGGGCCTTCCCGTCTATATGGACAACGACGCCAATCTAGGCGCGCTGGCAGAGAGCACCTATGGCGCCGCGCGTGAAACGCAAGTCGCGCTCTATGTGCTTCTGTCCGTCGGCGTTGGGCTGGGCATCGTCATCAACGGGCATGTCTTCAGGGGTACAAGCGGTATCGCCGGCGAACTCGGCCATATCGTTGTGGACGAGCATGGCGCCGTCTGCCGTTGCGGCAGCCGCGGGTGCCTGGAAGCGATTGTCTCAGTGAACGCGCTGGCCAAGGCGCTCAGCATCTCGCATGGGGATATCTCCTCCGACGAAATGCTACGCAAGGCCGTTGCCGGCGATGTCGGCGCCAACAGGATCGTGTCGGACGCGGGCGCGCTGGTCGGTCGCTATGTCGGCCACCTCTGCAGCTACTTCAATCCCGAACTCGTCATCGTCGGCGGCGAACTGATGCGCGCCGGCGACAGCCTGCTTCAACCACTCAACGACGCGATGCGTCGCTTCTCCATTGCGCGCGCGACCGAAAATGTCCGCGTGGTGCCGGCCTCGCTCGGCGAACAGGCCGAACTCATAGGCACGCTGCTGTTCGCAGGTGAGCGGGCCCGTGCTGCCGATGTGCTGCTGACACAGACGGTGAGCGCAGCCCGCGATATGGAAGGACAATTATCATGA
- a CDS encoding ABC transporter permease: MTPIDGAAANARQEKAARGWASLSSYALPIIFVLLLIGFSLMVPHFASWANFANVLQRNSIIGIVACGMLLMIITGGFDLSVGAVGAMSSVVAAALIVQVSMPLGIVVALLLGLVVGLANGFFIAKIGINPFVTTLATQVLVTGFLFVGTAAQPVYGVPESFTVLGLGRIGPIPIPTIIFAGVALVTWAILRFTTLGHYIYIVGGNKTAARLAGINVDRVILITYALGGLFAAIAGIVLLGQTNIGQPASAADWPLTAIAAVVVGGVPLSGGVGQVWSAVLGTLLLGIIANALNLLGVSPFWQPAVTGAVILVAVGLDSYQRKQRELR, translated from the coding sequence ATGACACCGATCGACGGCGCCGCCGCCAACGCACGGCAGGAAAAAGCCGCCAGGGGGTGGGCATCGCTTTCGAGCTATGCGCTGCCGATCATTTTCGTGCTGCTCTTGATCGGCTTCAGCCTGATGGTGCCGCATTTTGCAAGCTGGGCCAATTTCGCCAACGTGCTGCAGCGCAATTCCATCATCGGCATCGTCGCCTGCGGCATGCTGCTGATGATCATCACGGGCGGTTTTGACCTTTCCGTGGGTGCAGTGGGCGCAATGTCGTCGGTGGTGGCCGCAGCACTGATCGTTCAGGTCTCAATGCCGCTCGGTATCGTCGTGGCGCTTTTGCTCGGGCTGGTGGTCGGCCTCGCCAACGGCTTCTTCATTGCCAAGATCGGCATAAACCCGTTCGTCACGACGCTTGCGACGCAGGTCCTGGTTACCGGGTTCCTCTTCGTTGGGACGGCTGCGCAGCCGGTCTATGGCGTTCCTGAATCGTTCACCGTACTTGGCCTCGGCCGTATCGGACCCATCCCGATCCCCACCATCATCTTCGCAGGGGTGGCGCTGGTCACCTGGGCGATCCTGCGGTTCACCACGCTCGGGCACTACATCTACATCGTCGGCGGCAACAAGACAGCCGCCCGCCTTGCCGGCATCAATGTCGACCGGGTGATCCTGATCACTTATGCGCTTGGCGGGCTTTTTGCGGCAATCGCGGGCATCGTGCTGCTCGGTCAGACCAATATCGGCCAGCCGGCAAGTGCTGCCGATTGGCCGCTGACGGCAATCGCGGCCGTCGTGGTGGGCGGCGTGCCGCTCAGCGGAGGCGTCGGCCAGGTCTGGAGCGCAGTGCTCGGCACGTTGCTGCTCGGCATCATCGCCAATGCCCTCAACCTTCTCGGCGTATCGCCCTTCTGGCAACCCGCCGTGACCGGCGCGGTCATCCTCGTGGCCGTGGGACTAGACAGCTATCAACGCAAGCAGCGCGAGTTGCGCTGA
- a CDS encoding sugar ABC transporter substrate-binding protein, with translation MTHNIHYTRRTVLAGAAGLAVLASTGFARAQQGKRIGFMIWNTSVPFYSNLIKTANETAAANGIQLDIQSGNGDLATQISIVQQFLAQQVDMIMIAPSDPKGIVPVIRQANAANIPVMAVNTSADTSSGAKVVTYVGVDDFVFGQRQGDLIAKALDGKGKIAYILGKLGTSAQLAREAGLMDTLKKYPDITILEKQAADWDNSKALSITQDYLSKYPQGSIDAIVDQGPEGVNGANFAMENGRTDVKFILGDYPLDVRNAVIKGSVYGTVNQDPAPQGKVAIEDAILLFAGKADQIPSPNHYLDLPTITKENVEEYAAAWGG, from the coding sequence ATGACGCATAACATACACTACACACGCCGCACCGTACTGGCAGGCGCCGCCGGCCTCGCCGTGCTGGCAAGCACCGGCTTCGCAAGGGCACAGCAGGGCAAGCGGATCGGGTTCATGATCTGGAACACGTCCGTGCCTTTCTATTCCAACCTCATCAAGACCGCGAACGAGACGGCCGCCGCGAACGGCATCCAGCTCGATATCCAGAGCGGCAATGGCGACCTCGCCACGCAGATTTCGATCGTCCAGCAGTTCCTCGCCCAGCAGGTCGACATGATCATGATTGCCCCGAGCGACCCGAAGGGCATCGTGCCGGTGATCCGCCAGGCGAACGCGGCCAACATCCCGGTGATGGCGGTTAATACCAGCGCCGACACCAGCTCGGGCGCCAAGGTCGTCACCTATGTCGGCGTAGACGATTTCGTCTTCGGCCAACGCCAGGGCGACCTCATTGCCAAGGCGCTCGACGGAAAGGGCAAGATCGCCTACATCCTCGGCAAGCTCGGCACGTCCGCGCAGCTCGCCCGCGAGGCGGGCCTGATGGACACGCTGAAGAAGTATCCGGACATCACGATCCTCGAGAAGCAGGCTGCCGACTGGGATAACTCCAAGGCGCTTTCGATCACCCAGGACTATCTCAGCAAATATCCGCAAGGCTCCATCGACGCCATCGTCGACCAGGGACCGGAAGGCGTGAACGGCGCGAACTTCGCCATGGAGAACGGCCGCACGGATGTGAAGTTCATCCTGGGCGACTATCCGCTGGATGTTCGCAACGCCGTCATCAAGGGCAGCGTCTACGGCACCGTCAACCAGGATCCGGCACCGCAGGGCAAGGTCGCGATCGAAGATGCCATCCTGTTGTTTGCCGGCAAAGCCGATCAGATCCCCTCGCCCAACCACTATCTCGATCTGCCGACGATAACCAAGGAGAACGTCGAAGAGTATGCCGCGGCCTGGGGCGGCTGA
- a CDS encoding sugar ABC transporter ATP-binding protein, with protein sequence MSMLLEMRNIRKSFSGVQVLRGVDFSLEPGEIHALVGHNGAGKSTLMKVLGGNYADYTGDIRLAGEDIRLGAPRDALQRGIAIIYQDFSLVPELSVAENIALGREPRGLVSGTIAYKQLRERSELEAKQLGIALPMDMPVRRLGVGAQQLTEIVRACSQDVRILVMDEPTARLAPAERELLFSTMRRMAAEKKVGIVYISHFLDEVCRLSDRITVMRDGAVVETNAGSSYTVDSLAQLLVGHDVVASSAPPAGESLADESREALTVKNLSIEGRAPTDLTIRHGEIVGLAGLVGSGRTRFARALIGDVRNTGSVAVDGRAVTRRTPGRAVRNGLVLVPEDRKVSGLALTSSVEANIVTSSLAKLLSKAGIVRPGSRPRMALDMIKRFAIRPPDRKKIVGQLSGGNAQKVMVARAVASRPKVMLLDQPTAGVDIGAKAELHNQIRLAAQQGAGILVISDDLDELLDLSDRIAIMTGGTISGSFRKADLSRASLLAAISRVPESI encoded by the coding sequence ATGTCGATGCTTCTGGAGATGCGCAATATCCGCAAGAGCTTTTCGGGCGTGCAGGTTCTCCGGGGCGTCGACTTTTCTTTAGAGCCCGGTGAAATCCATGCTCTTGTCGGCCACAACGGGGCCGGCAAGAGTACCCTCATGAAGGTGCTCGGCGGAAACTATGCCGATTATACTGGCGACATCCGCCTTGCCGGAGAAGACATCAGGCTGGGCGCCCCGCGCGACGCGCTGCAACGCGGCATCGCCATCATCTATCAGGACTTTTCGCTGGTACCTGAGCTGTCGGTTGCGGAAAACATCGCGCTCGGGCGCGAGCCGCGCGGCCTCGTTTCCGGCACCATCGCCTATAAGCAGTTGCGCGAACGCTCGGAGCTTGAAGCGAAACAGCTTGGCATCGCTCTACCCATGGACATGCCGGTGCGCAGGCTTGGTGTCGGCGCGCAGCAATTGACGGAGATCGTCAGGGCCTGCTCTCAGGATGTGCGTATCCTGGTGATGGACGAGCCGACCGCCCGTCTCGCTCCGGCCGAACGCGAGCTGCTGTTCTCGACCATGCGCAGGATGGCTGCGGAGAAGAAGGTCGGCATCGTCTATATCAGCCATTTCCTCGATGAGGTCTGCCGGTTGTCCGACCGCATCACGGTGATGCGTGATGGCGCAGTCGTGGAAACCAACGCCGGTTCCTCCTACACGGTCGATAGTCTGGCTCAGCTCCTGGTCGGTCACGATGTCGTTGCCAGTTCGGCACCGCCTGCCGGCGAAAGCCTAGCGGACGAGTCGCGGGAAGCGCTCACAGTCAAAAACCTCAGCATCGAAGGCCGGGCGCCGACCGATCTTACGATCCGCCATGGCGAGATCGTCGGACTGGCGGGACTGGTTGGTTCCGGCCGCACGCGTTTCGCCAGGGCGCTGATCGGAGATGTGCGCAATACCGGCAGCGTAGCAGTTGACGGGCGGGCCGTGACGAGGCGCACCCCCGGTCGCGCCGTCCGTAACGGACTGGTGCTGGTGCCGGAAGACCGCAAGGTGTCCGGTCTGGCACTCACCTCCTCGGTCGAAGCCAATATCGTGACGAGTTCGCTCGCCAAACTGCTTTCGAAGGCAGGCATCGTTCGCCCGGGAAGCCGTCCGCGCATGGCGCTGGACATGATCAAGCGCTTCGCGATCCGCCCGCCGGATCGAAAGAAGATTGTCGGCCAGTTGAGTGGCGGCAATGCACAAAAGGTCATGGTCGCGCGTGCCGTCGCGTCCCGGCCAAAGGTCATGCTTCTCGATCAGCCGACGGCCGGCGTAGATATCGGCGCCAAGGCCGAGTTGCACAACCAGATCAGACTGGCGGCCCAACAGGGTGCCGGCATCCTCGTCATATCCGACGATCTTGACGAACTGCTCGATCTTAGCGACCGCATCGCTATCATGACGGGCGGAACAATCAGCGGTTCCTTCCGTAAGGCGGATCTCTCCCGCGCCAGCCTGCTCGCCGCAATAAGCAGGGTGCCGGAAAGCATCTGA
- a CDS encoding neutral/alkaline non-lysosomal ceramidase N-terminal domain-containing protein produces the protein MAYLRLLSATLAATLSLSGPIFAQDAAGLHVGATRVDITPPASPDFPAMNDFDHEKLYLRAIVMDNGDNRAVLIGADLGGINEDVWADASQRIADELNIPVANIIMSSTHTHSDWPANATTAPGTPRYGSEFVANVSLDAVKDAMTKLKPARVGYATGEAYLNVNRDVVSRNTKRWTQAANLSAASDKTVGVLSFVGADGEPIAAYVNYAMHPVNGYLAGFVSGDFAAATSRYVEKAFGDDMVTVFTQGASGDQNPRWLRTGTNALASKGGAKITGYEMIREDIEAPLRNKTVADGPLDPVVAHQLGSYMEALGTILGEEVIRVMSDVKDLQDDPKIWGKQNTLTCPGRKRLDNAREGVAGQYEPGPDVDIRFGLLGIGNIALATTNAEIYTKIGQGVKKGSPISKTMYVTLANGRALSGYIPDDESFGHQTFQVLGTRLLPGCAEQGIVQGLSDLAAEYMAQ, from the coding sequence TTGGCTTACTTAAGGCTGCTTTCGGCAACGCTCGCGGCGACACTGTCGCTTTCGGGTCCCATCTTCGCTCAAGACGCCGCAGGCTTGCACGTCGGTGCAACGCGTGTGGACATCACACCTCCTGCCAGCCCGGATTTTCCGGCGATGAACGATTTCGACCATGAGAAGCTCTACCTTCGCGCCATCGTTATGGACAATGGCGATAACCGGGCAGTGCTGATTGGTGCAGACCTCGGCGGCATCAACGAGGACGTCTGGGCAGATGCCAGCCAACGGATCGCGGACGAACTCAACATTCCCGTGGCGAACATCATCATGTCCTCCACGCATACTCACAGCGACTGGCCAGCGAACGCAACCACCGCTCCCGGCACACCCCGTTACGGCAGCGAATTCGTAGCCAATGTATCGCTGGACGCGGTCAAGGACGCGATGACAAAGCTTAAGCCGGCGCGCGTCGGCTATGCGACCGGCGAGGCTTACCTCAACGTCAATCGCGACGTCGTCAGCCGCAACACCAAACGCTGGACGCAAGCTGCCAATCTTTCCGCAGCTTCAGACAAGACCGTCGGCGTGCTGTCTTTTGTCGGCGCCGATGGCGAACCGATCGCAGCTTACGTCAACTACGCCATGCATCCGGTCAACGGTTACCTGGCGGGTTTTGTCTCCGGCGATTTTGCGGCTGCAACCAGCCGCTACGTCGAGAAGGCCTTCGGCGACGACATGGTGACGGTCTTCACCCAGGGCGCCTCGGGCGACCAGAACCCGCGCTGGCTGCGCACGGGAACCAATGCTCTTGCCTCGAAAGGCGGCGCCAAGATCACCGGCTACGAGATGATCCGCGAGGATATCGAGGCGCCGTTGCGCAACAAGACGGTTGCGGACGGTCCGCTTGATCCAGTGGTCGCGCATCAGCTCGGTTCTTACATGGAGGCATTGGGCACCATTCTCGGCGAAGAAGTCATCCGCGTCATGAGCGACGTCAAGGATCTGCAGGATGATCCAAAAATCTGGGGCAAGCAGAACACGCTGACCTGCCCTGGGCGCAAGCGGCTCGATAACGCTCGCGAAGGTGTTGCCGGCCAGTATGAGCCTGGGCCGGATGTAGACATTCGTTTCGGCCTGCTGGGTATAGGCAACATCGCACTCGCCACGACCAATGCCGAAATCTACACAAAGATCGGCCAAGGCGTGAAGAAGGGATCGCCGATCTCCAAGACGATGTATGTCACCTTGGCAAACGGAAGAGCCCTTTCAGGCTATATTCCGGACGACGAATCCTTCGGCCACCAGACGTTCCAGGTTCTGGGAACGCGGCTCCTCCCGGGCTGTGCCGAGCAGGGAATCGTACAGGGTCTCTCCGACCTGGCAGCGGAGTATATGGCGCAGTAG